Proteins from a single region of Dama dama isolate Ldn47 chromosome 14, ASM3311817v1, whole genome shotgun sequence:
- the LOC133069653 gene encoding protein FAM163A produces MTAGTVVITGGILATVILLCIIAVLCYCRLQYYCCKKSGAEDADEGEEEEHDLPTHPRGPTCNACSSQALDGRGSLAPVPGEPCGQPCRVAAGRCTACSPYSSPFYIRTADMVPNGGGGERLSFAPTCYKEGGPASLQVAAPQSYPVTWPGSGREAFTNPRAISTDV; encoded by the exons ATGACAGCGGGAACGGTTGTGATCACTGGCGGAATCCTAGCTACGGTCATCCTCCTCTGCATCATTGCCGTCCTGTGCTACTGTAGGCTCCAG taTTACTGCTGCAAGAAGAGTGGAGCGGAAGATGCAgatgagggagaggaggaggagcacGACCTGCCCACACACCCCAGAGGCCCcacctgcaatgcctgcagctccCAGGCCCTGGACGGCCGAGGCAGCCTGGCGCCTGTCCCCGGCGAGCCCTGCGGCCAGCCGTGCAGGGTGGCGGCCGGCCGCTGCACTGCCTGCTCCCCATACAGCTCCCCCTTCTACATACGGACGGCTGACATGGTGCCCAATGGGGGTGGAGGCGAGAGGCTCTCCTTTGCTCCCACCTGCTACAAGGAGGGGGGACCCGCATCTCTCCAAGTGGCAGCGCCCCAGAGTTACCCGGTGACGTGGCCAGGCTCTGGGCGCGAGGCCTTCACCAATCCAAGGGCTATTAGTACAGACGTGTAA